A window of Syntrophaceae bacterium genomic DNA:
GTCCGCTGGGGCCCTGCATGGTGTCGGGGGAAGGGACGTGTGCCGCCTATTATAAATACGAGCGGGGCTTGTGACCGGGGGCAACAGACGGACGAAAGAAGGTGAGAGGGCAAGAGGGCAAGAGCGTTTCCTTTGGCCTTCCGCCATGTGCCATCAGCCTGAAGGAGTTGTGATCGATGAAAGTCACCGTTGTGAAGAACGTGCTCGACGCCAACGAGCGGATCGCCGCGGAGAACCGCAGGCTGTTCGACGAGAAGGGGATCTACGTCATCAACCTCATGAGCTCTCCCGGCGCGGGCAAGACGTCTCTCGTGGAGAAGACGATCACGGCGCTGAAGGACCGCTACCGCATCGCCGTCATCGAGGGGGACATCCAGGACACCTGTGACGCCGACCGGGTGGCGGCCCTGGGCATCCCCGCCGTCCAGATCAACACGGGCGGCGCCTGCCACATCGACGGCAACATGATCCGCGAGGCGCTGCCGGCCCTCGATCTCGACAGGGTGGACCTGCTGATCACGGAGAACGTGGGCAACCTCGTCTGCCCCGCCGAGTTCAAGATCGGCGAGAACGCCAAGGTGATGATCCTGAGCACGCCCGAGGGGGCGGACAAGCCCGCCAAGTACCCCCTGATGTTCCAGGAGTCGGCCGTCATGGTCATCAACAAGATGGACCTCAAGCCCTACGTGGACTTCGATCTCGAGAAGGCGCGGCGGGACGCCCTGGCCCTGAACCGCGACCTCAAGATCTTCGAGGTCTCCTGCAAGACCGGCCAGGGGCTCGAGGGCTGGGTGGACTGGCTGGCCGGCCAGATCGAGGCCTTCCGGAATCGATGAGCCGGGCTCGCAGGCGCATCCGAACCCTCTTCACCGGTGTCGTCCAGGGGGTGGGGTTCCGCCCCTATGTCTACCGCGTCGCGGTCAGGCACCGGCTCGGGGGATTCGTCTGCAACACGCCCGAGGGCGTCACCCTCGAGGTGGAGGGACCGGCGGGCCGGCTGGCGAAATTCCATGCCGAGCTCGCGAAGGGCTTCCCCCCCGCCTCCGACGTGCAAGGCATGTCGCGTTTCGAGGTCGACGCACTCGGGGAGACGGAGTTCCGCATCATCGCAAGCGAGCAGGAGGGCGAGAGGCGCGTCCTCATTTCCCCCGACATCGCCACCTGCGCCGACT
This region includes:
- the hypB gene encoding hydrogenase nickel incorporation protein HypB, encoding MKVTVVKNVLDANERIAAENRRLFDEKGIYVINLMSSPGAGKTSLVEKTITALKDRYRIAVIEGDIQDTCDADRVAALGIPAVQINTGGACHIDGNMIREALPALDLDRVDLLITENVGNLVCPAEFKIGENAKVMILSTPEGADKPAKYPLMFQESAVMVINKMDLKPYVDFDLEKARRDALALNRDLKIFEVSCKTGQGLEGWVDWLAGQIEAFRNR